The following coding sequences are from one Paenibacillus sp. FSL R5-0912 window:
- a CDS encoding helix-turn-helix domain-containing protein, with protein sequence MKENPSLKYYSFTFDAYAVDGQGTLQRGELEAAIFPPAHWSEVSEKAGLIYSCWQGSHWDQLESAIRFQELLLQLWRPAQSGTRDNNAASGAINQSKAYIDSNFAQPLTREKLAGLTGMSVAHYSRLFKKYVGRSPMEYLNSIRIRHAGDLLLRSELTLRDTANRVGYQDEFYFSRKFKSVTGISPSVYIKKQRTSTQIASMAHPYTSHLLALGLTPYAALLNNSRGSGHGLHNIISLGHDQPDLDRLADARPELIISFEPSDYAEPDKAFLFPHIAPTCTVPFEGEWREHFRIIARAVNRLDIAQQWLAAYEELAERLRVNVREKLADENVAVAQYEQGRFRLFGNRNLGTVLYNDLQLARPRQLLNVAHSALLTADQLSEYSIDHLILFTSGNTAQRNMIHHSLASQEAWKELRAVQQGNVYELGDSSLYSCYTSLAHELFLRRSSSLLMSDMSRR encoded by the coding sequence GTGAAGGAGAATCCTTCTCTGAAATATTACTCTTTCACTTTTGATGCATATGCTGTGGACGGACAGGGTACACTTCAGCGCGGAGAGCTGGAGGCCGCTATTTTCCCGCCCGCACATTGGTCTGAAGTGTCAGAAAAGGCTGGCCTGATCTACTCTTGCTGGCAGGGCAGCCACTGGGACCAGTTGGAATCGGCAATCCGTTTTCAGGAACTGCTGCTTCAGTTATGGAGACCAGCCCAATCAGGAACTAGGGATAACAATGCTGCAAGCGGAGCGATTAATCAATCCAAAGCCTATATCGACAGTAATTTTGCGCAGCCCTTGACCAGAGAGAAGCTTGCCGGTTTGACAGGAATGAGCGTTGCCCATTATTCCCGGCTGTTCAAGAAATATGTGGGGCGGAGTCCGATGGAGTATCTGAATTCTATCCGCATACGCCATGCGGGTGATTTGCTGCTCCGCTCTGAACTCACCCTCCGTGATACTGCGAACCGTGTGGGCTATCAGGATGAATTCTATTTCAGCCGTAAGTTCAAATCAGTCACTGGCATTTCACCATCTGTGTATATCAAAAAACAGCGCACATCCACACAAATTGCTTCTATGGCCCATCCCTACACTTCTCATTTGCTGGCGCTCGGTTTAACACCTTATGCAGCGCTGTTGAACAATTCACGCGGGTCCGGCCACGGCTTGCATAACATAATCAGCCTGGGACATGACCAGCCCGACCTAGACAGACTGGCAGATGCCCGTCCGGAGCTGATAATCAGCTTCGAGCCTTCGGATTATGCGGAACCGGACAAAGCTTTCTTGTTCCCCCACATTGCGCCAACGTGTACTGTTCCATTCGAAGGGGAGTGGCGTGAACATTTCCGGATAATTGCGAGAGCGGTGAACCGCCTGGATATCGCGCAGCAGTGGCTGGCGGCATACGAAGAGCTCGCCGAGAGACTGCGGGTCAATGTTAGAGAGAAGCTGGCAGACGAGAACGTTGCTGTAGCACAATATGAGCAGGGCCGCTTCCGTTTGTTCGGCAACCGTAACTTGGGTACCGTCCTGTATAACGATCTGCAGCTGGCCAGACCCCGGCAATTGTTGAATGTAGCGCATTCTGCTCTTCTTACTGCAGATCAGCTGTCGGAATATAGTATTGACCATCTGATTTTATTTACATCGGGTAACACCGCACAGCGTAACATGATCCATCACTCGCTTGCTTCACAGGAAGCTTGGAAGGAATTACGCGCCGTACAGCAAGGAAATGTCTACGAGCTCGGTGATTCAAGCCTCTATTCCTGCTATACTTCGCTGGCCCATGAATTATTTCTGCGTCGTTCAAGTTCATTGCTCATGAGCGATATGTCCAGACGATGA
- a CDS encoding metal ABC transporter solute-binding protein, Zn/Mn family — MLYRSLHKGLLLVVAALLLMMLAACGPKSSGSIVEGKVNVITTFYPIYEFASEIGGEDINAINLLPVGVEPHDWTPRSQDIINTSKAQLFLYNGAGLEGWVPNFLKSLDSDSEAKAVEVSQGVDLIMTDEEDGHDHGHEDEGAEHSDSLHTDPHTWVSPKSALVMAKNIKESLQSVDPEHSAGYEERYQKLVERLSALDSKFTEELGKLPNKEIVVSHQAFSYLARDYGLSQHAIMGLSPDAEPRGQDLLDLAALVKEEGIRYIFFEELVSDKLAKTLASETGVSTMVLNPVEGLTEAQEKNGDNYFTLMEKNLQNLILALQ; from the coding sequence ATGTTATATAGAAGCTTGCATAAAGGGCTTTTGCTCGTTGTTGCCGCTCTGCTGCTAATGATGCTTGCCGCTTGCGGACCTAAGAGCAGCGGAAGTATCGTTGAGGGAAAAGTGAATGTCATTACTACTTTTTATCCTATATATGAATTTGCCAGTGAAATCGGCGGGGAAGATATCAATGCGATCAATCTGCTTCCGGTTGGGGTAGAGCCGCATGACTGGACGCCGCGCAGCCAGGATATTATTAATACCTCGAAGGCACAGCTGTTTCTGTACAACGGAGCAGGATTGGAGGGCTGGGTGCCCAATTTCCTCAAAAGCCTCGACAGTGACAGTGAAGCCAAGGCTGTAGAAGTCAGCCAAGGGGTTGATCTGATTATGACCGACGAGGAAGATGGCCATGATCATGGTCATGAGGATGAAGGTGCAGAACACAGCGATAGCCTACACACGGACCCGCATACTTGGGTAAGTCCGAAGTCGGCGCTCGTGATGGCGAAGAATATTAAGGAAAGCCTGCAGTCCGTAGATCCTGAGCATTCCGCTGGTTATGAAGAACGGTATCAGAAGCTGGTTGAACGCTTGAGTGCGCTCGACAGCAAGTTTACCGAGGAACTGGGCAAGCTGCCGAATAAAGAGATCGTTGTCTCTCATCAGGCCTTCTCTTATCTGGCTCGTGATTATGGTTTGTCACAGCACGCTATTATGGGGCTGTCACCGGATGCTGAACCAAGGGGACAGGATCTGCTCGATTTGGCGGCATTGGTCAAAGAAGAGGGCATCCGCTACATTTTCTTCGAAGAACTGGTATCCGATAAGCTGGCCAAAACACTCGCTAGTGAAACCGGCGTGTCCACGATGGTGCTGAATCCGGTAGAGGGTTTGACTGAAGCCCAGGAGAAGAATGGCGACAACTATTTCACGCTAATGGAGAAAAATTTGCAAAATCTCATTCTGGCTTTACAATAA
- a CDS encoding Fur family transcriptional regulator: MLSTEQILEAMSGQGLRITDQRKTLARLFGENTGYLSAKDVYEHMGRKYSGLSFDTVYRNLRVMEELGVLEQIVFEDGVKFKASCSQDHHHHHMICLQCMKTYPIHFCPMNLTDTPDQFRVVKHKFEVFGYCKDCEQGREEESAVAAHGKEGR, translated from the coding sequence ATGCTGTCGACAGAACAAATACTGGAAGCCATGTCGGGGCAGGGACTGCGAATCACCGATCAGCGCAAAACGCTTGCCAGGTTATTCGGCGAGAATACGGGATATTTGTCTGCGAAGGATGTATATGAGCATATGGGCCGCAAATACAGCGGACTCAGCTTCGATACGGTCTACCGCAACCTGCGTGTCATGGAGGAGCTTGGTGTGCTGGAGCAGATTGTCTTTGAAGACGGTGTCAAATTCAAAGCAAGCTGCAGTCAGGACCACCATCATCATCATATGATTTGTCTTCAGTGTATGAAGACTTACCCGATTCATTTCTGTCCGATGAATTTAACAGATACACCGGATCAATTCCGGGTGGTCAAGCATAAATTTGAGGTGTTCGGTTACTGCAAGGACTGTGAACAGGGCCGCGAAGAAGAGTCCGCCGTAGCTGCTCACGGCAAAGAAGGCCGCTGA
- a CDS encoding copper amine oxidase N-terminal domain-containing protein, with protein sequence MNLKKMILVAVLAVSQTAAAVPAFAIPASTQSTTSNVAAAVNTTQTVVTQEEPSATDPLPPLVTEAPAGTVTPTPTPTPIPAATEVPEVPAATGTPIPAVTQAPVNGAVSTDAAVPTATPLPGSTPAGQALTTSGLTTSATGGGQLILMMNSNKMYRNGTPYTANQPMAVKNGVSYVSIRAMVEMVGVSYTYDYKTKEVIVTKGTSIMRFKTDSKVYTINGTKYTMKGPAYQFKGTFMIPLTSITYALNIPYTVDNVQKRVILTLNTKPTASFTVQPTEIYAGQTTVNYVTSYSSPNGTPMAEEQWGGNKLDMYDQPGFYTVTYSVRDANNLWSDPYSVTIQVLQPNQPPVAQFTTDKDEYKMGEPVILTDTSYDPEYEELTTTWSNRGLAYFNPGPTSIQLTVTDKHGLSSTFEKTINITSEQLYTQDEVAKLFTIPGDVLTFDGGLIPALPNLPYNLSSDSYTLIRSNSPETVNTEGVLYRETSVGKTRFLVHHMNNMTTRQKLYVIATNNGIYPATITTEYSGIAGPVTSPEYTGRISIQKYYNSMITGSSKSQITLQPGQSVPIMTDLNKIAMKPKEVLSLSADLISDYPILYNVVMVEQTKDPVAVLPTLPILDRDGVHNRGTYPDSTRIINVTDVVGTTQSKLILGDNKNDLNLIGIDPMTGTEASNSGNFGVLYKIVLNRVAANTLITFNPRGGNYLGSLLVNGTIVNLPNKGSLSSSDMNAVIFRTGEYEGPVDITFSVASGSNLPVNFVFTPLPAKK encoded by the coding sequence ATGAATTTGAAAAAAATGATCTTAGTGGCAGTATTGGCCGTTTCACAAACCGCAGCAGCGGTTCCGGCCTTTGCAATCCCTGCCAGCACACAAAGTACCACAAGCAACGTTGCCGCAGCGGTGAATACCACCCAGACGGTTGTAACGCAGGAGGAGCCCTCGGCTACAGATCCATTGCCTCCATTGGTTACTGAGGCGCCTGCAGGTACAGTTACGCCAACACCAACGCCAACACCGATCCCGGCAGCAACGGAAGTTCCAGAAGTGCCGGCAGCAACAGGAACACCCATTCCGGCAGTAACTCAGGCTCCTGTTAATGGCGCTGTTTCAACAGACGCTGCTGTTCCAACGGCTACTCCGCTACCCGGCAGCACCCCGGCAGGGCAGGCGCTTACAACTTCAGGCCTGACCACCTCCGCTACTGGCGGCGGCCAGCTCATCCTGATGATGAACAGCAACAAAATGTACAGAAACGGTACACCGTATACTGCCAACCAGCCGATGGCTGTCAAGAACGGCGTCTCGTATGTATCGATCCGTGCAATGGTGGAAATGGTCGGAGTAAGTTATACCTATGACTATAAAACCAAGGAAGTTATTGTTACTAAAGGCACCAGTATTATGCGGTTCAAAACGGACAGCAAAGTATATACGATCAATGGGACCAAATATACCATGAAAGGTCCAGCCTACCAGTTCAAAGGCACTTTCATGATTCCTTTAACCTCCATTACGTATGCGCTGAATATTCCCTATACGGTGGACAATGTGCAGAAGCGTGTCATTCTTACGCTGAACACTAAGCCGACAGCATCCTTTACGGTCCAACCGACTGAGATATATGCAGGTCAAACGACTGTGAATTATGTTACTTCGTATTCTTCACCGAATGGTACACCGATGGCTGAAGAACAATGGGGCGGCAATAAACTGGATATGTACGATCAGCCGGGATTCTATACCGTAACTTATTCTGTGCGTGATGCGAATAATTTGTGGAGTGATCCTTACTCTGTAACGATCCAAGTGCTGCAGCCAAATCAGCCGCCGGTGGCTCAATTCACGACTGACAAAGATGAATACAAAATGGGTGAGCCGGTAATTCTGACAGATACCAGCTACGACCCCGAGTACGAAGAATTGACGACCACTTGGAGCAACCGTGGCCTGGCCTATTTCAACCCCGGTCCTACGTCCATCCAGTTGACGGTAACCGATAAGCATGGTCTTAGCAGTACTTTTGAGAAGACCATTAACATTACAAGCGAACAACTGTACACCCAGGATGAGGTAGCGAAGCTGTTCACTATTCCCGGGGATGTTCTTACATTTGACGGCGGATTAATCCCGGCGCTTCCTAACCTGCCGTACAATCTTTCTTCTGACAGCTATACGCTGATCCGCAGTAACAGCCCTGAAACAGTTAATACAGAGGGTGTGCTGTATCGTGAGACTTCCGTAGGGAAGACACGTTTCCTGGTACATCATATGAACAATATGACTACACGACAGAAGCTGTATGTGATCGCCACGAACAACGGCATATATCCAGCAACGATAACGACGGAATACTCAGGTATTGCCGGTCCGGTAACTTCTCCGGAATATACAGGCAGAATTTCCATTCAGAAATACTATAATTCCATGATTACAGGTTCAAGCAAATCTCAAATCACCCTGCAGCCGGGACAAAGTGTGCCGATCATGACGGATCTGAATAAGATTGCCATGAAACCGAAAGAGGTGCTCTCACTCAGCGCCGATCTGATTAGTGATTATCCTATTCTATATAATGTGGTAATGGTTGAGCAGACTAAAGATCCGGTAGCTGTGCTGCCGACACTGCCAATTCTTGACCGCGACGGCGTGCATAACCGCGGAACGTATCCGGATTCAACACGCATCATCAACGTAACTGATGTAGTAGGCACAACGCAATCCAAGCTGATCCTGGGGGATAATAAAAATGACCTCAATCTGATTGGTATTGATCCGATGACTGGAACGGAGGCTTCTAATTCCGGGAACTTCGGCGTCTTGTACAAAATCGTGCTGAACCGTGTGGCAGCGAACACACTGATCACCTTCAACCCGCGTGGAGGTAATTATCTGGGTTCGTTACTGGTGAACGGAACGATTGTGAATCTGCCGAACAAGGGCAGCTTATCCAGCTCGGACATGAATGCAGTTATATTCCGTACCGGCGAATACGAAGGTCCGGTAGATATCACCTTCTCCGTAGCTTCCGGCAGCAATCTCCCTGTAAACTTTGTGTTTACTCCGCTTCCGGCCAAAAAATAA
- the metG gene encoding methionine--tRNA ligase, giving the protein MSENKTFYLTTPIYYPSDKLHIGHAYSTVAGDAMARYKRLRGYEVRYLTGTDEHGQKIEEKAGKAGKTPQEFVDGIVVGIKDLWRKLDISNDDFIRTTEERHKKVVADIFDRLLKQGDIYKGEYEGWYCISDETFYTETQLVDIERDADGNITGGKSPDSGHPVELVKEESYFFRMSKYADRLLQFYEENPEFILPESRKNEMINNFIKPGLEDLAVSRTTFDWGVKVKGDEKHVVYVWIDALTNYITALGYGSEDRSLYDKFWPADVHIVGKEIVRFHTIYWPIILMALGEPLPKKVFAHGWLLMKDGKMSKSKGNVVDPVTLIDRYGLDALRYYLLREVPFGSDGTFTPESFVDRINYDLANDLGNLLNRTGAMVEKYFAGELPAYAGQVTAFDGELEVVVQSTYVKVEEAMEKMEFSVALTAIGALISRTNKYIDETQPWVLAKDESRTGELASVMRHLVEGLRTASILLQPFLTGAPAKIWEQLGIQPGELTTWESGKSFGLIPAGTKLAKGDPIFPRLDVAQEVAYIAEAMGAGKPAEAAAEAAPAGAAVTPDAAAEGPEEEEHKEEIGIDDFAKAELRVAQVIACEPVKKADKLLKLQLDLGYEQRQVVSGIAKFYTPEELVGRKVICIVNLKPVKLRGELSQGMILAASKGDQLTIATVPDSMPNGAIVK; this is encoded by the coding sequence ATGAGTGAGAACAAAACCTTTTATTTAACTACACCGATCTATTATCCAAGCGATAAGCTGCATATTGGTCATGCGTATTCAACGGTGGCCGGTGATGCGATGGCCCGCTACAAGCGTCTGCGCGGCTATGAGGTCCGCTATCTGACTGGAACGGATGAGCATGGGCAGAAGATCGAGGAGAAGGCTGGTAAGGCCGGTAAGACCCCTCAGGAGTTCGTTGACGGAATTGTCGTAGGCATTAAGGATCTGTGGCGCAAGCTTGATATCTCCAATGATGATTTCATCCGTACCACTGAGGAGCGTCACAAGAAAGTGGTGGCGGATATTTTTGACCGCCTGCTGAAGCAGGGCGATATCTACAAGGGGGAATACGAAGGCTGGTACTGTATTTCGGATGAGACCTTCTACACCGAGACACAGCTGGTGGACATTGAACGGGATGCTGACGGTAATATTACCGGCGGTAAAAGTCCGGACAGCGGACATCCAGTTGAACTGGTTAAGGAAGAAAGCTACTTCTTCCGCATGAGCAAATATGCTGACCGCCTGCTGCAGTTCTACGAAGAAAATCCGGAATTCATCCTGCCGGAATCGCGTAAGAATGAGATGATTAACAACTTTATCAAGCCTGGCCTTGAGGATCTGGCCGTATCCCGTACGACCTTTGACTGGGGCGTTAAGGTAAAAGGCGATGAGAAGCATGTAGTGTACGTGTGGATTGATGCACTTACCAACTACATTACGGCTCTCGGCTATGGATCGGAAGACCGCAGCCTGTATGATAAGTTCTGGCCGGCGGATGTGCACATTGTGGGTAAGGAGATTGTCCGTTTCCACACGATCTACTGGCCGATTATTCTGATGGCGCTCGGTGAACCGCTGCCGAAGAAGGTGTTCGCGCATGGCTGGCTGCTGATGAAGGACGGTAAAATGTCCAAATCCAAAGGAAATGTCGTTGATCCGGTTACTTTAATCGACCGCTATGGTCTGGATGCTCTGCGTTATTATCTGCTGCGCGAAGTTCCGTTCGGTTCGGACGGAACCTTCACACCGGAGAGCTTCGTGGACCGCATCAACTATGATCTGGCCAACGACCTGGGCAATCTGCTGAACCGGACCGGGGCGATGGTAGAGAAATATTTCGCCGGTGAGCTTCCTGCTTATGCAGGCCAGGTGACAGCATTTGACGGGGAACTGGAAGTGGTAGTGCAGAGCACCTATGTCAAAGTAGAAGAAGCGATGGAGAAAATGGAATTCTCCGTAGCCCTGACCGCGATTGGCGCCCTGATCAGCCGGACGAACAAATATATCGACGAGACCCAGCCGTGGGTGCTGGCTAAGGATGAGAGCAGAACCGGCGAGCTGGCTTCGGTGATGAGACATCTAGTAGAGGGACTGCGCACCGCGTCCATCCTGCTGCAGCCGTTCCTGACCGGTGCTCCGGCGAAGATCTGGGAGCAGCTGGGCATTCAGCCAGGCGAGCTGACCACCTGGGAGAGCGGCAAATCATTCGGCCTGATTCCAGCGGGAACCAAGCTGGCCAAGGGCGATCCGATCTTCCCGCGCCTGGACGTGGCGCAGGAGGTGGCGTACATCGCCGAAGCGATGGGAGCCGGCAAGCCTGCAGAAGCAGCTGCTGAAGCTGCGCCTGCAGGGGCTGCAGTGACGCCGGATGCGGCTGCGGAGGGTCCGGAGGAAGAGGAGCATAAGGAAGAAATCGGCATCGACGATTTCGCCAAAGCGGAGCTGCGTGTAGCCCAGGTCATCGCCTGCGAGCCAGTGAAGAAGGCGGACAAGCTGCTGAAGCTGCAGCTCGATCTTGGATACGAGCAGCGCCAGGTCGTATCCGGCATTGCCAAGTTCTACACACCGGAAGAGCTGGTGGGGCGCAAGGTCATCTGTATCGTGAACCTGAAGCCGGTGAAGCTGCGCGGCGAGCTGTCGCAGGGTATGATCCTGGCAGCCTCCAAGGGCGACCAGCTGACGATTGCAACCGTACCGGACAGCATGCCGAATGGAGCCATTGTGAAATAA
- a CDS encoding ABC transporter substrate-binding protein: MFPSTQKFSHKFNLGVIGLLGVLMLGLIVGCSNSGNKGSSAVAATPSPAAANLAENTETRIISTIKGDIEIPAHPKKVAGMLYVFADHLLALGIEPHAMVTYNDLGFPEYLADQMKDTIAIGSGEAPNLEALLESEPDLILASKTLNEENYEQLSRIAPTILFDNENEEDWTRFRQTAEIFGKEAEADQIHADYEAKIAKVRDKLAAAAPNETVAYMRIQDKQLQLIQPGDNFTLFGPLGRTPASTERIDFKDSWNVAISEEVLPELNPDRMFIILRPGDSNQTALDNIMNTSIWANLTAVKNNHVYIGDANLWFAGYGPIGLSKVIDEISGAYVPEI, encoded by the coding sequence GTGTTTCCTAGTACTCAAAAGTTCAGTCACAAATTTAACCTGGGGGTCATCGGCCTGCTTGGAGTACTCATGCTGGGATTAATCGTTGGATGCAGCAACAGCGGAAATAAAGGAAGTTCAGCGGTTGCCGCCACTCCTTCACCAGCAGCTGCCAACTTGGCAGAGAATACAGAAACCCGGATTATCTCAACCATTAAAGGGGATATAGAAATTCCGGCTCATCCAAAAAAGGTTGCGGGCATGCTATATGTTTTTGCAGACCATCTGCTGGCACTCGGAATTGAACCGCATGCCATGGTTACATACAATGACCTGGGATTCCCCGAATACTTGGCGGACCAGATGAAGGATACTATCGCTATCGGCTCAGGAGAAGCCCCTAACTTGGAAGCACTGCTCGAGTCGGAGCCGGATCTCATTCTCGCTTCAAAGACACTTAATGAGGAAAACTATGAGCAGCTGTCCAGGATAGCACCAACGATACTTTTCGATAATGAGAACGAAGAAGATTGGACAAGATTCCGGCAAACGGCAGAGATCTTCGGCAAAGAAGCCGAGGCTGACCAGATCCATGCCGATTATGAAGCGAAGATAGCCAAGGTAAGAGACAAATTGGCTGCTGCTGCTCCTAATGAAACTGTCGCTTATATGCGGATACAGGACAAGCAGCTGCAGCTGATCCAACCGGGTGATAACTTCACGCTGTTCGGTCCTCTCGGACGAACCCCTGCTTCCACAGAGCGCATAGATTTCAAGGACTCATGGAATGTAGCCATCTCTGAAGAAGTACTCCCCGAGCTGAATCCTGACCGTATGTTCATCATTCTCCGTCCCGGTGACAGTAATCAGACGGCTCTGGATAACATTATGAACACTTCAATCTGGGCTAACCTTACAGCAGTCAAGAATAACCATGTATATATCGGAGATGCAAATCTGTGGTTTGCAGGCTATGGCCCCATTGGACTCAGCAAGGTCATTGACGAAATCTCGGGTGCCTACGTACCGGAAATATGA
- a CDS encoding metal ABC transporter ATP-binding protein produces MQPVSLDCHQHMIEIQDLSFSYGEQKVISNLNYTVKERDFLGIIGSNGAGKTTLLKMIVGLLPATSGEINLFGQPVRKFKDWERIGYVPQKNAFNPLFPATVREVVLSGLYNNKNLIRRVSKAQHRQCEDALEVMRIQDIAEKRVGQLSGGQQQRVFLARALINHPDLLILDEPTVGIDAETQAGFFDLIMHMHAHHHMTFLMVSHDIDMIKNYLGNEPVQKNGKINFYCRHSHDVQDCVVDNLQHTLS; encoded by the coding sequence ATGCAACCGGTATCCCTGGACTGCCATCAGCATATGATCGAAATACAGGATTTGTCCTTCTCCTATGGGGAACAGAAGGTAATCTCTAATTTGAATTATACAGTGAAAGAACGTGATTTTCTCGGCATCATCGGTTCGAACGGTGCCGGCAAGACTACTCTGCTCAAGATGATAGTCGGCCTGCTGCCTGCTACCAGCGGGGAGATCAATTTATTCGGCCAGCCGGTCCGGAAGTTCAAGGACTGGGAACGGATCGGTTATGTTCCGCAGAAGAATGCCTTCAATCCGCTGTTCCCCGCTACCGTGCGTGAAGTGGTATTGTCAGGCTTGTACAATAACAAGAATCTGATCCGCCGCGTATCCAAAGCCCAGCACCGCCAATGTGAGGATGCGCTTGAAGTGATGCGGATTCAGGATATTGCGGAGAAAAGAGTTGGCCAGCTGTCCGGGGGCCAGCAGCAGCGGGTTTTTCTGGCCCGCGCCCTGATCAACCATCCGGATCTGCTGATCCTCGATGAGCCTACCGTTGGCATTGATGCCGAGACGCAGGCCGGATTCTTCGACCTGATCATGCATATGCATGCCCATCACCACATGACCTTTCTGATGGTGTCGCATGACATTGACATGATTAAGAACTATCTCGGCAACGAGCCAGTGCAGAAGAACGGCAAGATCAATTTCTATTGCCGCCATTCTCATGATGTTCAGGACTGCGTTGTTGATAATTTGCAGCATACACTGTCTTAA
- the yidD gene encoding membrane protein insertion efficiency factor YidD: MAILRRTVQAPIRVYRRFISPLKPATCRFYPTCSAYALEAIEVHGPLKGSWLAARRIARCHPFHPGGLDPVPPRKEQSPGDKPVHTT, from the coding sequence ATGGCTATCTTAAGAAGAACAGTCCAGGCTCCAATCCGGGTCTACCGCAGGTTCATATCGCCGCTTAAGCCGGCAACCTGCAGGTTCTATCCGACTTGTTCAGCCTATGCGCTTGAAGCTATTGAGGTCCATGGACCGCTGAAGGGTTCATGGCTGGCTGCAAGGCGGATCGCCCGTTGCCATCCTTTTCATCCGGGTGGGCTGGACCCGGTGCCACCGCGCAAAGAGCAATCACCAGGAGATAAGCCTGTTCATACGACTTGA
- a CDS encoding metal ABC transporter permease — translation MEILFSDFFQRALAGGLMIGITAPLIGVFLVLRRLSMIGDTLAHVTIAGVALGFLTGFYPLGAGLIFAVVASFAIEKLRKAYKSYAELSIAIIMSGGVALASLFFTLGKGYNADVMSYLFGSIYTLNNTDLIVVGIVTIAVVVVVSLFFKEFFLLSFEEDAASVSGLPVKLLNTLITVLTALVISTAIKIVGSLLVSALLTIPVAISLLLSRSFKSSVILSVIIAEIAVVGGLVIAGVWNLAPGATIVLLLIALLTLTLIGKKGLPA, via the coding sequence TTGGAAATTTTATTTAGTGACTTTTTCCAGCGGGCTCTGGCCGGCGGGCTGATGATTGGGATTACCGCGCCGCTGATAGGCGTGTTTCTGGTGCTGCGGCGCCTGTCCATGATCGGAGACACGCTGGCCCATGTGACCATTGCCGGGGTGGCGCTTGGCTTCCTGACCGGCTTCTACCCGCTCGGAGCGGGGCTGATCTTTGCCGTAGTGGCCTCGTTTGCGATTGAGAAGCTGCGCAAGGCGTACAAAAGCTATGCCGAACTCTCCATTGCCATCATCATGTCGGGCGGGGTAGCGCTGGCTTCGCTTTTTTTCACCCTGGGCAAAGGCTATAATGCGGATGTGATGAGTTACCTGTTCGGCAGCATTTACACGCTGAATAACACCGATCTGATTGTAGTAGGTATTGTTACCATTGCGGTTGTGGTTGTAGTTTCGCTGTTCTTCAAAGAGTTCTTCCTGCTCAGCTTTGAGGAGGATGCAGCCAGTGTCAGCGGATTGCCGGTGAAGCTGCTTAATACGCTGATTACCGTGTTGACCGCGCTTGTAATCAGCACGGCGATCAAAATTGTCGGCTCCCTGCTGGTATCTGCACTCCTGACCATTCCCGTGGCGATCAGCTTGCTGCTGTCCCGAAGTTTCAAGTCTTCAGTCATTCTGTCCGTGATTATCGCTGAGATCGCCGTAGTCGGCGGCCTTGTCATTGCCGGGGTGTGGAATCTGGCTCCCGGAGCCACCATTGTTCTACTGCTGATTGCACTGCTGACGTTAACACTGATCGGCAAAAAAGGCTTGCCAGCCTAA
- a CDS encoding nitroreductase family protein: protein MTSPDSQLIQTIRGRRTIQEFNGVPIARNTLLGLLNNAVWAPFHSKKEPWRFILLAGSGRKKFADAVLKTRPEAFIQQYGAQIYDTYCRRIPAHLLVIMNSALPQKAWEEALAATAALIQNVQLLAWEQEIGVVWKRTAFNEED, encoded by the coding sequence ATGACCTCTCCTGACAGCCAGCTCATACAGACGATACGCGGCAGAAGAACCATACAGGAATTCAATGGCGTTCCCATTGCCCGGAACACACTTCTCGGCTTGCTGAACAACGCGGTTTGGGCACCCTTTCACTCCAAAAAAGAGCCTTGGCGCTTCATCCTGCTCGCCGGGTCCGGCCGGAAGAAATTTGCCGACGCCGTTCTGAAAACACGTCCAGAAGCCTTCATTCAACAATACGGAGCACAGATCTATGATACGTATTGCAGGCGGATTCCAGCCCACCTCCTCGTGATTATGAATAGCGCCCTTCCCCAAAAGGCTTGGGAGGAGGCCTTGGCAGCAACTGCCGCTCTGATTCAGAATGTTCAATTGCTGGCCTGGGAACAGGAAATCGGCGTGGTATGGAAGAGAACAGCCTTTAATGAAGAAGACTGA